One Clostridiales bacterium genomic region harbors:
- a CDS encoding TIGR04190 family B12-binding domain/radical SAM domain protein, whose product MSRVDLVLLHAPSVYDFRERSIMFGPVSDMVPSTPVFEMYPLGFTTMAEYMERYGLQVRIVNLAVLMLNRPDFDVERAIREMNPVAFGIDLHWLPHAHGSIEIARIVKKYHPGTPVIFGGLSSTYFHEELASYECVDYVVRGDSTEEPMTRLLYALKGKGKVDDIPNLTYTTRDGSLVVNPLEWVPDDMNDISLDYSFNMRAVIRYRDMMGFVPFKDWLQYPVCASLTCRGCTHNCVTCGGSAYAFREHFGRRKVAFRDPELLVRDIEHIQKYIPGPIFVLNDFLQAGRDYTAAFIRGLGKIDLRNPIGFEFFKPPAEDFYRFLNEHLRDYSVEISVESHDDAVRAAFGKHHYTMEHVEESIAAALRNGCSRFDLYFMSGIPTQTADSVRETAAYIESLYAKVDNDPRLLAFTSPMAPFLDPGSMVFDDPERYGYTLRATTLEEHRQLLIEPSWKHIMNYESDAMSADEMVEATYDAGSALNRLKGRIGIIEPEVAARTEERIVAARAAMARVDAIRAMPEASAREKELAALKHDLDRLSESTVCEKSELNWPRYVSIRNVYYVLLLWLTENLATLFRSRRIPSATRSACETTSEA is encoded by the coding sequence ATATGGTTCCCTCCACCCCCGTATTCGAGATGTATCCGCTCGGTTTCACCACGATGGCCGAGTACATGGAGCGCTACGGTCTGCAGGTGCGGATAGTCAACCTCGCCGTACTCATGCTCAACCGTCCAGACTTCGATGTCGAGCGTGCGATCCGCGAGATGAACCCGGTCGCATTTGGGATCGATTTGCACTGGCTGCCGCACGCACACGGATCGATCGAGATCGCGCGCATCGTTAAGAAGTACCATCCCGGCACGCCGGTCATCTTTGGCGGTCTGTCCTCGACGTACTTCCACGAGGAGCTCGCGAGTTATGAGTGTGTCGACTACGTGGTACGCGGGGACTCCACGGAAGAGCCGATGACGCGGCTTCTCTACGCGCTCAAGGGCAAGGGCAAAGTCGACGACATCCCCAACCTCACCTACACGACGCGGGACGGCTCTTTGGTAGTCAATCCGCTCGAATGGGTGCCGGATGACATGAATGACATCTCCCTTGATTACTCGTTTAACATGCGCGCGGTGATCCGCTATCGCGACATGATGGGTTTCGTGCCGTTCAAGGACTGGCTCCAGTACCCGGTATGCGCGTCGCTCACGTGTCGCGGGTGCACCCACAACTGCGTGACGTGCGGCGGGAGCGCGTATGCGTTTCGCGAGCACTTCGGACGCCGCAAGGTCGCATTCAGAGATCCCGAGCTGCTCGTGCGCGACATCGAGCACATCCAGAAGTACATCCCAGGACCAATCTTCGTCTTGAACGATTTCCTGCAGGCGGGACGCGACTACACGGCCGCGTTCATCCGCGGTCTTGGAAAGATCGACCTGCGCAACCCCATCGGCTTTGAATTTTTCAAGCCCCCCGCCGAGGACTTCTACCGGTTCTTGAACGAGCACCTGCGCGACTACAGCGTCGAGATCAGCGTCGAGAGTCACGACGATGCGGTTCGCGCCGCATTCGGCAAGCACCACTACACGATGGAGCACGTAGAGGAGTCGATCGCCGCGGCGCTGCGCAACGGGTGCTCACGGTTCGACCTGTACTTCATGAGCGGGATTCCCACACAGACGGCCGATTCCGTTCGCGAGACCGCCGCCTACATCGAGTCGCTCTACGCCAAGGTTGACAACGATCCCCGTCTGCTCGCGTTCACATCGCCGATGGCGCCGTTCCTTGACCCCGGGTCGATGGTCTTCGACGACCCCGAGAGGTACGGGTACACCTTGCGCGCCACAACACTGGAGGAGCATCGACAGCTGCTCATTGAGCCGTCATGGAAACACATCATGAACTACGAGAGCGACGCGATGAGCGCCGATGAAATGGTTGAGGCCACCTACGACGCGGGATCCGCGCTCAACCGCCTTAAGGGTCGTATCGGCATTATCGAACCCGAGGTCGCCGCGCGCACCGAGGAGCGCATCGTTGCCGCGCGAGCGGCTATGGCGCGCGTGGACGCAATTCGAGCGATGCCGGAAGCAAGCGCCCGCGAAAAGGAGCTCGCCGCTTTGAAGCACGATCTCGACCGCCTCTCGGAGTCAACCGTGTGCGAGAAGAGTGAGCTCAACTGGCCCCGTTACGTGAGCATCCGCAACGTGTACTACGTTTTGCTGTTGTGGCTCACCGAGAATCTCGCTACCCTATTCCGGTCCCGGCGCATCCCGTCCGCGACCAGGAGCGCGTGCGAGACAACCTCGGAGGCCTGA
- the ubiE gene encoding bifunctional demethylmenaquinone methyltransferase/2-methoxy-6-polyprenyl-1,4-benzoquinol methylase UbiE, whose translation MRDNLGGLMPDPGNDPAPVADAPAAGEPTAERVRGIFALIAHRYDAFNAVSSLGVDRLWRRDTVRAARLTRTSRVLDLCSGTGDLALALARFGRPAEVVGTDFVPEMLKVAEKKARTRHSGRTAVSFQVADAQNLPFPDASFEVVTVAFGVRNLPDRSANFAEVLRVLKPGGRYVILEFSRPGFPPWRWIYYAYLRFVIPSIGGLLTGDRASFVYLNESIRAFPSQGALANELRKAGFSAISWEDRTGGVVAIHVAVK comes from the coding sequence GTGCGAGACAACCTCGGAGGCCTGATGCCCGACCCAGGAAACGACCCCGCCCCCGTGGCCGACGCGCCCGCGGCGGGCGAGCCGACAGCGGAGCGAGTACGCGGCATCTTCGCACTTATCGCGCACCGCTACGATGCGTTTAATGCGGTCTCGAGCTTAGGTGTCGATCGCCTCTGGCGACGCGACACCGTCAGGGCGGCACGCCTGACTCGCACAAGCCGCGTCCTCGATCTGTGCTCCGGGACAGGTGACCTTGCGCTCGCGCTCGCACGTTTTGGCAGGCCCGCCGAGGTCGTGGGCACTGACTTCGTCCCTGAGATGCTCAAGGTGGCCGAGAAGAAGGCGCGCACCCGGCACAGCGGACGCACCGCTGTGAGCTTCCAGGTGGCGGACGCACAGAACCTACCCTTCCCTGACGCTTCGTTTGAAGTGGTCACCGTCGCTTTTGGTGTGCGCAACCTGCCTGATCGCTCGGCCAACTTCGCCGAGGTGTTGCGAGTTCTCAAGCCCGGCGGGCGCTACGTGATCCTTGAGTTCTCCCGGCCGGGCTTTCCGCCCTGGCGCTGGATCTACTACGCTTACCTGCGCTTCGTCATCCCCTCCATCGGCGGTCTTCTCACCGGTGACCGGGCGTCGTTTGTCTACCTCAACGAGTCCATTCGCGCGTTTCCCAGTCAGGGTGCACTCGCCAATGAGCTGCGTAAGGCGGGTTTCTCGGCGATCAGCTGGGAAGATCGCACCGGCGGTGTTGTCGCCATCCACGTGGCGGTCAAGTAG